The Arachis duranensis cultivar V14167 chromosome 9, aradu.V14167.gnm2.J7QH, whole genome shotgun sequence genomic sequence CATGTACTCTCAACATTAAAGGAATAATAATATGGTTGTATAAAAGGTCATGTAAATGCACATAGAAAATTAGGGTGATTAAATAAAACATTATAACGGGACATGTACTCTCAACATTAAAGGAATAATAATATGGTGGTATAAAAGGTCATGTAAATGCGCATAGAAAATTATGGGATATAAATCAAGAGGACATAATTAACATAAGAAATAATCATGATCAATGTGGATGAAAGATAAGTAAAGGATCATTAATGCTGTAAGACACATAAAAGGACGGTAGCCATGCATGAATGGAAAGGAAATAAAATAGAGCATACTACATGCCAATATAAGAGTAAGAAAAGCATAATTCTCTACTCTTTTTTCTAACGCTTCTTTTGAGCTTTCCTCTTGTGTTTGCAcacagaatatatttttttttgtagagagagaagggagaggattagTATTTGAGAGGAGTGACTTTCTACCTATAAGTGCACCCCTATTTATATACATTTGGGGATAGGGTGGTTGggataattttaatttcaaatggAGGGTGGTTACTGGATTTCTATccagaaaattcaaaattctaagCCTATCTCCTAACTGATTTTTAAATTtcgaatttaattttgtttctataaGGGGTAGTTGTTACACGCTGTCGCTGGTGACGGATATTAGGGCGTCGAAGTCATCGCCGGGGAGCTGATACTTGAAGTGGATGTCACTGGCGGCGTCAAAGAGGGCGGAGAGTTCGGCGAGCATGGCGTTGAACCGTGGAATCGACTTCACCGCCATGCTCGCCGAACTCTCCGCCCTCTTTGACGCCGCCGGTGACATCCACTTCAAGTATCAGCTCCCCGGCGATGACTTCGACGCCCTAATATCCGTCAGCAGCGACAGCGGCCTAAACAGCCTGATGCTTGAGTATGATAACCTCTACAGAAATTCTCCTAAAACTGCTCGGATGAGATTATTCATCTTCCCTGGTAACGGTCCTGATTTTGCGTCCACCCAACCTTTCCCACCTAAACTGAAATCCAAAGTCAACGGCGGTGCTGTTGTTCCTCCGCAAATTACGCCGGTGAAGTTCCAAGATCTGTCACCGGTTAACAATTTTAATACCTTAGACCGGGTGTTGGATTCGGATCCAAAAGTGAATCGACTGGTCGAAGATTCCGGTTCTTCCCGTTTGAATAATCCGTTACCTGCTTTACAGTATGATGTTTTCATCAGCTTCAGAGGTGAGGATACACGCGCAAGCTTCACTTCCCATCTTTTCAAAGCCCTGTCCCGAAAGCAGATAGTTACATACACTGATGACTTGCTTTACGAAGGAGATTCGATCACGTCCCTCCTCCTCAGAGCAATTGAAGAGTCTTGCCTTTTTCTTGTTGTATTCTCAGAGAACTACGCATCCTCAAAGTGGTGCCTGCAAGAACTGGTTAAAATAATGGAGTGCAAGAAAGAATTTGGACGGCTTGTTATACCTGTCTTCTACAACGTTGATCCATCACATGTAAGATATCAGCTAGGAAGTTACAATGAAGCGTTTAAAAAACACTTGCAGAATAACAAGAAGGCGGAGGTTCAGAAGTGGAGGGAAGCTCTCACTGCAGTAGCAAATTTAGAAGGCTTGGACTCCCGTTCTTATAGGTAAGTATGCGTTTATTGAGTTAAGGAACCCctttttgttcaattttgttgACGATCGTGTTACACTGCTCCTAATGTTATGTCTTGACCCCCTCTCTTTTCCTCTTCCTTCATATTGTAGGGACGAAATTGAATTCATTCAAAATATTATCAAAGATATTTTGCAGAAGCTGATTGACCATTACCCACCCAATGATAGTAAATGTCTCGTTGGCATTAGTGAAAATCTTGAAAAGGTAGAATCACTATTAAGTGAATCTGTTGAAGTCAGAATGATTGGAATTTGTGGCATATGGGGTATAGGAAAAACAACTCTAGCAAGAATTATATTTGAGAAATATTCTTATACGTTTGAAGGCTCCTGATTCTTAGAAAATGTACGAGAAAGATCAGGAAACTATGGATTAACTGAGTTACGTCGTCGACTTTATTTGGAGCTCTTACaggaaaatttttggaaaaaaaaacaggaaaatcCGTTTTTGTTGAGAACAGGGtaagcaaacaaagaaatttcATAGTTCTTGATGATGTGAGTAGTTTAGAGCAATTAAATTACTTGGTTCAGAAGCTTCAATAGTGTGGCGCAGGTAGTAAGATCATTATCACAGCTAGAGAGAAAAATGTGCTGGTTCCAACGGTTGAAACAATATATGAGATGAAGATATTAGATTCTCATGAATCATTTAAACTGTTTAGTTTGATTGCATTCAATGAGGACTATCCACAACGTGGATATGAGGAGCTATCATGGAAAGCGGTTGGCTGTTGCAAAGGCATCCCACTAGCCTTAATAGCATTGGGTTCTTTTCTTTATTCAAAGAGTAAAACTGAATGGCATAGTGCATTGCAAAAGCTTGAGAAGACATCAGATCCAGAAATTCAGAATATTTTAAGATTGAGTTATGATGGATTAGATGATGAGGCAAAACAAATTTTTCTAGACATCGCATATTTTTTTAAGGGAGAGCTTGTAGAATACGTAGTTAATCTATTAGACAGTTGTGGCTTGTATGCAGCTATTGGCATGAGATCCCTTCTTGATAGAGCTTTAATAGCTATATCTCATAATTGTGTGCGGATGCATGACTTGATCCAAGAATTAGGTTGGGATATCGTTTGTCAACAATCTAGTGGAAATCCTGAAAATCGTAGCCACTTGTGGGATTCTAATGATATTCGGGATGTTTTGGGAAACAACAAAGTAAGCCACACACTCTTTTCTGGGAGAAAATTTGTTAGAACAGAGATATAGTTTAGTTGAATTCCTAGAGGCAATGTTTTGATATTACTTGATTTCATTtgatttaattcatttctttttttgtttatcaGGGAACTGATTCTATTGAAAGCATAGTGTTTGATATGTCTCAAATAGCAGATCTACAGTTGAATGCTGATACATTCAAAAAGATGCCTAAGTTAATATTTCTCAAATTATATATCCCATTGGAAAGTGATGGCAGATTAAATAAACTGCAGCTTCCCGTAGGACTAAAGCCATTTCCTTATAAATTAAGATACTTGGAGTGGGATGCCTACCCTTTGCCATCTCTGCCATTGAATTTTTGTCCTGAGAAGCTTGTTACTCTTCGCATCCGGAACAGTAAACTTAAAAGACTTTGGGATGGGATTCAGGTTTGTACACAATGCATGTTTTGTCATTTGTTTGATGGATGGGTGTGATTTTTTAACCCCATATTATGGTTTACCATTTTGGTTTTTCCATTTGCATTATTGCAGAATCTTGTTAATTTAGAGGAAGTATATCTAACAGATTCCCAAAAGTTGGTAGAGCTTTCGAATTTCTCCAAGACAGATAATCTCAAAAGTGTTTATTCACCCCCGTAAGAAAAGAATTTGTCCCCAAATTCTAGGTCCGAAATTGGTCGATGAGGGTTGTTAAATAACTTTAGGGGTCTTATTTTAACTTCCCCACTGTTGGGGAGGAAAGAAAATCTTCACCATGATCGTTACTTGTAAACAAGTTCGGGAACTTCTGTCTCATGTCTGCCTCCTTTTCCCATGTGTAGTCCCTTGAATTGCCGCTACCCCATGCCACCTTTACCAGTCATATCGTCTTGTTCCTTAGTTGCTTCGTGCTTCCGTCTACAATCTTCATGGCTGGTAGTTCAAAAGTCAGGTCGTCTTTGAGTGTTACATCTTCTTGCTGTAACACATGGGTTGGATCGTGCTGGTATTTTCGGAGTTGGGACACATGGAACACATTGTGTAGCCTCGATAGATTTGGTGGTAGGGCGAGCTGGTATGCTGACTTCCCTATACATCGGAGGATTTGGAATGGACCCAGGTACCGGGGGCTCAGTTTTCGTACCTTAAGAGCCCTTCCTACCCCGGTGGTGGGGGTGATTTTTAGGAACACGTGATTACCCTCCTGAAATTCGAGGGATTTTCTTCATTGATCTGCGTAACTCTTTTGTCGATTATGAGCGGTGCGCATTCTTTCCCTTATCCTTTTGATATCTTCTGTGGTATGTCTTACTAATTCTGGTCCTAAGTAGCCCTTTTCTTCTGGTCCATACCAGCATAAAGGAGATTGGCATCTTCGCCTGTACAGTGCCTCATATGGTGCCATTCCGATGCTACCATGGTAAATGTTGTTGTAAGCAAACTCGATCAGTGGTAAGTGACTCTCCCACTTTTCTGGTCTGTCTAGCACACAAGCTCGTAACATGTCTTCCAACGTCTGGATGGTCCTCTTCGTTTGTCCGTCTGTTTGCGGGTGGTATGATGTGCTCAAGCACAACTTTGTCCCAAACGCCTTCTGCAATGCTCTCCAAAACCTAGAGGTGAATCTTGGGTCTCTGTCCGAGACTATGGTTGATGGTACCCCGTGTAACCTCACGATCTCTTTGATATATAGCGTGGCTAGTCTTTCTAACGAGTCGGTCGCCTTGATTGGTAGAAAATGGGCAGTCTTTGTAAGCCGGTCCACAATGACCCATATGGCATCACGTCCTGTTTGAGTACGAGGTAGTCCCATGATGAAATCCATCGATATGTCCTCCCACTTCCATTCTGGGATGCCAAGGGGTTGCAATACCCTTGAGGGTTTTTGATGCTCGATTTTTACCTTCTGACAAATCAGACATTTATTCACGACCGTAGCCAAATCCTTTTTCATCCCTggccaccaaaacatcttcttcaaatcatggtacatcttcgTCATGCCAGGATGAATGGTAAAATCGACTTTATGGGCTTCTTCCGTGATCTTGTTTTGGAGATCGCTTTCCCTTGGGACACAGATTCGACCTTGGTATCTCCATACCTTGTCCTCTCCTTTGGTGAAGCCTTTCAATTTTCCTTCGTTGACAAGGCGCAGGGTTTCTTGAAAGTCGGGGTTGGAGCTCTGCACCTTAGTTATTTGTTCCTTGAATTGACTTGTCACTGTTAGGTAGCTCAGATGTATGCTTTCTGGAGCGGGGGTGACTTGTAAGTTCATGTCTCTGAAATTCTTTATCAACTCTGCCTCTTTTATCATTAGCCATGATGCCTTGAGTACCTTCCAACTCAGAGCATCAGCCACTAGGTTAGCCTTCCCCGGGTGGTAGTTTAGAACAAAGTCATAGTCTTTAAGGAACTCCATCCATCTCCTTTGTTGCATGTTGAGTTCCTTCTAGTCGAATAGGTACTTtaagctcttatgatcagagaataCTTGAAACCCAACTCCATACAAATGGTGTCTCCATGTTTTCAGTGCAAATACTATCGCGGCTAGTTCAAGGTCGTGAGTTGGATAGTTGGCTTCGTGGGTCTTCAGTTGCCTCGACGCATACGCCACTACCTTTTTGCATTGCATTAGTACGCAACCCAATCCTTGCCCTGAGACATCGCAGTAGACTTCAAAAGCCATGTCGGGGTTAGGTAGGGTTAGTACTGGGGTGGATGTCAAGCGACATTTTAACTCTTGGAAGCTTCTTTCGCAATCTGGTGTCCAAATAAACAGGGTATCCTTCCTGGTTAAGCGAGTTAACGGTAGGGCTACTTGGGAAAACCCTCTTATGAACCTCCTATAGTAGCCCACCAATCCTAAAAAACTCCTTTTTTCTGTTACTGACGTCGGCCTTTCCCAGTTTAGTACAGAGTCCATCTTACTTGGATCTACTGATATTCTGTTGCCAGAAACTATATGTCCATGAAATTGTACCTCCTTcatccaaaactcacacttggATAGTTTCTCGTATAACTTTTTCTCTCGGAGGGTTCCTAGTATTACACGCAAGTGCTCCTTATGTTCTTCTTCTGTCTTGGAGAAAATCAAAATATCATCTATGAACACCACCACGAGACTGTTAAGGTAAGGTCAAAAGATTCTATTCATGTAGTCCATAAAGACGGCGTGGGCATTggtcaacccaaaagacattactGTAAACTCGTAGTGTCCGTATCACATTCGAAAAGCCGTCTTTTGGATGTCTTCCTCTCTTACCCTTATTTGATGATACCCTGATCTCAGGTCAATTTTGGAGAACACTGTTGCACCTTGTAGTTGGTCCATTAAGTCATCTATTCTTGGGAGGGGATACTTGTTCTTCACCGTGATTTTGTTAAGTTGTCTATAGTCTGCGCAGAGACGCATACTgccatctttcttcttcacaaATAAAACTAGAGCTCCCTAGAGAGAGACACTTATTCTGATGAATCCCTTTTGCAGTAACTCTTCCAGTTGGTTCTTCAGTTCAGTGAGCTCCAACGGAGCCATCCGGTAAGGGGCTATGGAGATTGGTCCCGTCCCAGGCACCAAATCTATGGAGAACTCGACTTCTCGTGTTAGGGGAAAAGAGGGAATATCTTCGGGGAAGACATCTGAAAAGTCTTGTACTACTGGTATCTCACCCAACTCCTGATTGAAATCTGCTTTTATCGAATTTAGCAAGGCATATTTTTGCCTCGTACCTGTAGCTTTGGAGGATTTTGGAAGGTCACTGGTGTCTTGTATGGATTGGGAAGGAAAGATGACTTTTCTCTCAAAACAATCTAACAAGACTCAGTTTTTGTTGAGCCAATCCATTCCTAGGATGATGTCTAATCCTACTAAAGGGAGGCACACTAGGTCAGCAAGGTATGACCTACCTGAAATGAGGATGCAAGTCCTCTGATAAACCTGCTGAGTTTTGACACTCTTACCGGCTGGGGTGGTTACTAGTAGGACATATGATAATTTGGTCATGGGTAAACTGATTCTACTAGTAGCAGAGAGATATAAATGAATGAGAAGCACCAGTATCGTATAAAATAGTTAAAGGAGCTCCATTAATTGTGCACTTACCCTCGATTCGATCTTCTGACTAGTGGGATTCCTCGCTGCTGAGGGCAAAGACTCGCCCCTGACGCTGGGGTGCATTGGCAGAGGGTGGAGGAACTGCTGGGTATTCCCTGGCAATATGCCCCGACTGAAAACATCGGAAGAAGACATTTTGCCTGGCAAGGCACCTACCCCTATGTTGCTTCCCACACGAAGCACACTCCTTGAGTTCGGTGTTCTTTGGTAGGGGGTCAGTGGGAGGTTTCTGACGACTCGTGTCCTGTTGAAGTTGCCTTCCTGTAGGTCTTCCAAGAAAGGCCTTCTTCTGCGATGGCTGTTGAGAAGATCCTTGATTTAGCTGCCTTTTCTTGAAAGCCTCGCTTCTTTCTGATGCTAGCTTTTTGGTGCATTCTTCGATCACCTGGCACTTGCTAACAAGGGAGAGAACTCCCGGATTTCCAGTGGAGCTATTGCGGTTAGGATTTCTGCCCTGAGCCCTCCTTGATACTTCATACACTTCCACTTTTCGTTTGGATTAGCCTTATACATTGCGAAAAATTTACAGAGCCTCTCGAACTTCTCCGTGTACTCTGCAATACTCATCCTATCTTGCTTCAGCTGAAGAAACTCCATCTCCTTGGACTCTCGAATAGAAAGGGGAAAGTACTTCTTGTAGAAAGCTTCCTTGAAGGTGGCCCAGCTGATATCTGTTCCAGCATCCTCCAACAACCGTCTTGCTCCATCACACCAGAACTCGGCATCAGATTTAAGCATGAAGGTAGCGTAATTCACTTGCTGCACCTCAGTGCATGGAAAAATTGTGAATACTTTTTCCATTTCTGTCAGCCATTCTTCTGCCATATCAGGGTCGAGGGCCCCACGAAACTCAGGCGGACCGATCTTCTTAAAGTCAGCAAAAGACGTACTGGTTTGTCCTTCCTCCAGCCTGGGAGTATTGGGACCCCTATCCCCAGTGAACAGTTATTGAGCCATCAGGGTAGTGGCTTGGGCCTGTTCCTTCATCACCTTGGCCATCTCCTTCATGTGCTTTGCAAGGGATGAGGAGTTCGAGCTCGATCTACATGGGCGTCCATGACTCGCCATAAGTCCTCTGTTCATGGATAATCATAGGGAGAAACTTTTATTAGTCATACCTCCTAAGGCACGATCCCTAGGATCGActttgctctgataccaataaTGTAATACCCTAGGTTAAATCCTATCCATGAAGGTCTTTAAATAAGGTGCCACACTTGATAGAGATAGAAAATGGACTAAATCGTCATGCAAGGGAGGGGGGAGTGCACGTGACGGGGAAAACGAGTAGCACTAAAACGATGGAATTGAATAATAACTTATCCATCAGTATGGTTCAAAATAAAATGCTTAAAGGTAATTAAAGAAACTAATACGTCCTAACTAATTTTGTCGAAGAGGCTCCCATACTTGTGTCCCATCCTATCCTTGATCGGGACCCTTCAGTTATTCACGAATCGGGGTATCAGTGGTCTTCCTCCAACACCTTTTCGCGCAGTGAAGATTCGATTCCTTGGTGTGGGATGAACTAAGTCTCGACGGGGTGCCGAGGTGGGTGAATAGGGTACGTATTCCACCTTTGGACTTTCGCAAGGATTCGACTCCTCCTCTGGATCCTCCTTCATGGCGTCTTTCTCCTGGTCAGAATTGTTGAATTCTTCTTCCTCCGTCTCAGAATCTAATTCGAGATACACCACTTCGGATGACCGTTTCTTGAATGCTGAAGCGTTCTTATCTAGGAAGGTGACGATGGACAGTTGGGATTCTTTCTCCACGAACTCTCGACCTAAGTAGATGGTTTGGAGCACGGTAGTAGTGATCGTAACTACCCACACGTGCTTCGAGGGGTTATACTCAGAAGTTACCTTCGGGGGGCACTGCATCGTCTCTATCCGCCGTGCCATGTTCCTCTAGAGACAGTATgggaaaagaaaagggatgagaaCCTAAGGTCTCAGTAGGAGTGCTATGCAACACCTTCATGCCTATCTCCAGCACACGTGCGGAATTTTAAAAAGAGTCGTACGACATGTCATGTAATATGATTCTTGCTTGTAAAGcacatagaaaaaaaatagaagaatagtaACATATGAAACATCGACATGTTcataaataaatcttaaaaaaaaaagagaacatcATTATGATCAAACTTTGCCTTATACTTTCTCTTTTCCTCAACTTATAACTTTTATGAAAGGTATTGAGTTCAAACCGGTATAAAATGAGAGTCCCCTTCCTTACCGAAGGTTCTTATCTCGAACGTCTTAGCGATCAcattcccttaccgaaggatcatctcgatcAATCACCCTCTCTTACCAAGAGATCATCTCgatatcttgtctttgggggtcacCTTCCCGTACCGAAGGATCATTCCCTCAATTTAATTTACAATTAGAGTTGTTTAGGCATACACAAGAAgagatttatgcaagaataGATCATGCAAGAGCGGGAGGACATATACTATGATAAAATGAGCATGTTGAATAGGATATTATAAGAAAGTATGTACTCTAGGCCCTAAAGggatattaataatataaaatatcgTACAAATGTCCATTacatagaaaaaaatgatattttaaatagtTGAATGAAATAGTTATAAGGGGACATGTACTCTTAACtcaaagaaatattattaaTCTAATGGTATAAAAGTTAATATAATTCCACGTAATAAAATAAGGGATATTAATTAGTTGAATAAATCAATTATAAGGAAACATGTACTCTTGATCCTTAGAAGATATTAGTAatataatgtataaaatataatctaaGTGCATGTAGTAAGAATGGggtatattaaat encodes the following:
- the LOC110275672 gene encoding disease resistance protein RUN1-like, with translation MLAELSALFDAAGDIHFKYQLPGDDFDALISVSSDSGLNSLMLEYDNLYRNSPKTARMRLFIFPGNGPDFASTQPFPPKLKSKVNGGAVVPPQITPVKFQDLSPVNNFNTLDRVLDSDPKVNRLVEDSGSSRLNNPLPALQYDVFISFRGEDTRASFTSHLFKALSRKQIVTYTDDLLYEGDSITSLLLRAIEESCLFLVVFSENYASSKWCLQELVKIMECKKEFGRLVIPVFYNVDPSHVRYQLGSYNEAFKKHLQNNKKAEVQKWREALTAVANLEGLDSRSYR